A genome region from Solanum pennellii chromosome 12, SPENNV200 includes the following:
- the LOC107005646 gene encoding S-adenosylmethionine carrier 1, chloroplastic/mitochondrial-like isoform X2 — MRNLIKKKDRLNFEALKSHNKSKAIASISKQQNPFDLLRIFYEGAVSGAAAGVVVEAALYPIDTIKTRLQAVRGGGQIILKGLYSGLAGNLVGVLPASAIFVGVYEPTKRKLLDSFPENLSALAHLIAGAIGGAASSIVRVPTEVVKQRMQTGQFSSAPDAVRLIVAKEGFRGLYAGYGSFLLRDLPFDAIQFCLYEQLRMGYKLAAKRDLKDSENAMIGAFAGAITGAITTPLDVIKTRLMVQGSAKQYEGILHCVKTIARDEGASTLFKGIGPRVLWIGIGGSIFFGVLERTKKLVAAKQPVD; from the exons ATGCGGAATCTCATTAAGAAAA AAGATAGACTGAACTTCGAGGCACTCAAATCCCACAACAAGTCAAAAGCTATTGCATCAATCAGCAAACAACAGAATCCATTTGATCTCTTACGCATATTTTATG AGGGAGCTGTATCTGGAGCTGCTGCTGGTGTTGTTGTAGAAGCTGCTTTGTATCCAATTGATACAATTAAAACTCGTCTTCAAGCAG TTCGTGGTGGAGGACAGATCATTTTGAAAGGTCTTTATTCGGGATTGGCTGGAAATCTAGTTGGAGTCTTACC AGCATCGGCAATATTTGTTGGTGTATATGAACCTACGAAGAGAAAATTGCTGGACAGCTTCCCTGAAAACCTTAGTGCCTTAGCTCATTTG ATTGCAGGTGCTATTGGCGGAGCTGCTTCTTCTATTGTTCGTGTACCCACTGAG GTAGTTAAGCAAAGGATGCAGACTGGCCAATTTTCTTCTGCCCCTGATGCGGTCCGACTCATTGTTGCTAAGGAAGGGTTTAGAGGCCTTTATGCT GGGTATGGTTCTTTTCTACTGCGAGACTTACCATTTGATGCTATCCAGTTCTGTTTATACGAGCAGCTGCGGATGGGCTATAAGTTAGCT GCCAAAAGGGACCTTAAAGATTCCGAGAATGCAATGATTGGTGCCTTTGCAG GTGCAATAACAGGAGCTATAACTACTCCTCTTGATGTGATAAAAACAAGATTGATGGTTCAG GGTTCAGCAAAGCAGTATGAAGGCATTTTGCATTGTGTTAAAACTATTGCAAGAGACGAAGGAGCCTCTACTCTTTTTAAG GGAATAGGGCCACGAGTACTTTGGATAGGTATTGGAGGATCGATATTTTTTGGTGTTCTTGAAAGGACAAAGAAACTAGTTGCTGCAAAACAGCCTGTTGATTAG
- the LOC107006555 gene encoding secoisolariciresinol dehydrogenase-like — MFVHCNVAIESDVQNAVDATIVKFGKLDIMFSNAGIVGKPISSILEVDYDIIKNVFDVNVVGGFFCAKHAARVMIPANKGVIIFTASMVTESCIDSPHTYTASKNALLGLSKNVGVELGKYGIRVNCVSPYVISTQLTLNALGITEREMAEKWFGEAGNLKGVLLEEQDVANGVLYLASDDSKYVSGLNLIIDGGFSTTNVALTEAYKKLFLSTK, encoded by the coding sequence ATGTTTGTCCATTGTAATGTTGCGATTGAATCTGACGTTCAAAATGCTGTAGATGCAACAATTGTTAAATTTGGTAAGCTCGACATAATGTTTAGTAACGCTGGTATAGTTGGTAAGCCAATTTCCAGCATCTTAGAGGTAGATTACGATATAATTAAGAATGTGTTTGATGTAAACGTTGTTGGGGGATTTTTTTGCGCGAAACATGCTGCTAGAGTGATGATTCCGGCTAATAAAGGAGTTATTATTTTCACAGCAAGTATGGTGACAGAGTCCTGCATTGATTCGCCACATACCTATACAGCGTCAAAGAATGCACTTTTGGGACTCTCAAAGAATGTTGGAGTCGAATTAGGGAAATATGGAATAAGAGTTAATTGTGTTTCTCCTTATGTAATTAGCACACAACTTACGTTGAACGCGCTCGGAATAACTGAGAGAGAAATGGCAGAGAAATGGTTTGGTGAAGCAGGAAATTTGAAAGGAGTTTTATTGGAGGAACAAGATGTAGCAAATGGAGTGTTGTATTTGGCAAGTGATGATTCTAAATATGTGAGTggtttgaatttaattattgatGGTGGTTTTAGCACCACAAATGTGGCTTTAACCGAGGCTTATAAGAAGTTGTTTCTATCCACCAAATAA
- the LOC107005646 gene encoding S-adenosylmethionine carrier 1, chloroplastic/mitochondrial-like isoform X1, which yields MAINSKTELPEDRLNFEALKSHNKSKAIASISKQQNPFDLLRIFYEGAVSGAAAGVVVEAALYPIDTIKTRLQAVRGGGQIILKGLYSGLAGNLVGVLPASAIFVGVYEPTKRKLLDSFPENLSALAHLIAGAIGGAASSIVRVPTEVVKQRMQTGQFSSAPDAVRLIVAKEGFRGLYAGYGSFLLRDLPFDAIQFCLYEQLRMGYKLAAKRDLKDSENAMIGAFAGAITGAITTPLDVIKTRLMVQGSAKQYEGILHCVKTIARDEGASTLFKGIGPRVLWIGIGGSIFFGVLERTKKLVAAKQPVD from the exons ATGGCGATCAACTCGAAGACGGAATTGCCAG AAGATAGACTGAACTTCGAGGCACTCAAATCCCACAACAAGTCAAAAGCTATTGCATCAATCAGCAAACAACAGAATCCATTTGATCTCTTACGCATATTTTATG AGGGAGCTGTATCTGGAGCTGCTGCTGGTGTTGTTGTAGAAGCTGCTTTGTATCCAATTGATACAATTAAAACTCGTCTTCAAGCAG TTCGTGGTGGAGGACAGATCATTTTGAAAGGTCTTTATTCGGGATTGGCTGGAAATCTAGTTGGAGTCTTACC AGCATCGGCAATATTTGTTGGTGTATATGAACCTACGAAGAGAAAATTGCTGGACAGCTTCCCTGAAAACCTTAGTGCCTTAGCTCATTTG ATTGCAGGTGCTATTGGCGGAGCTGCTTCTTCTATTGTTCGTGTACCCACTGAG GTAGTTAAGCAAAGGATGCAGACTGGCCAATTTTCTTCTGCCCCTGATGCGGTCCGACTCATTGTTGCTAAGGAAGGGTTTAGAGGCCTTTATGCT GGGTATGGTTCTTTTCTACTGCGAGACTTACCATTTGATGCTATCCAGTTCTGTTTATACGAGCAGCTGCGGATGGGCTATAAGTTAGCT GCCAAAAGGGACCTTAAAGATTCCGAGAATGCAATGATTGGTGCCTTTGCAG GTGCAATAACAGGAGCTATAACTACTCCTCTTGATGTGATAAAAACAAGATTGATGGTTCAG GGTTCAGCAAAGCAGTATGAAGGCATTTTGCATTGTGTTAAAACTATTGCAAGAGACGAAGGAGCCTCTACTCTTTTTAAG GGAATAGGGCCACGAGTACTTTGGATAGGTATTGGAGGATCGATATTTTTTGGTGTTCTTGAAAGGACAAAGAAACTAGTTGCTGCAAAACAGCCTGTTGATTAG